One stretch of Rathayibacter festucae DSM 15932 DNA includes these proteins:
- a CDS encoding TrmH family RNA methyltransferase, whose amino-acid sequence MPILHIEDLDHPLLADYHRLTDVALRRVLEPEGGLYIAESSKVIVRALDAGHVPKSVLVQEKRLPDAAEVIERFPDVPVFVGPDAMIEELTGFHLHRGALASMRRPELPSMASLLEDARLVVILEDLVDHTNVGAVFRAAAGMGADAVLVSPRCADPLYRRSVRVSMGTVLQVPWTRIPEWGPARTELLAAGFSVAALALAPDAVPLDEYAADRPERVAIVLGAEGDGLSRAALDAADTVVTIPMLHGVDSLNVASASAVALWALTRGR is encoded by the coding sequence ATGCCGATCCTGCACATCGAGGACCTCGACCACCCGCTCCTGGCCGACTACCACCGCCTGACGGACGTGGCGCTGCGCCGGGTGCTCGAGCCCGAGGGCGGGCTCTACATCGCGGAGTCGTCGAAGGTGATCGTCCGGGCGCTCGACGCCGGGCACGTGCCGAAGTCGGTGCTGGTGCAGGAGAAGCGGCTGCCGGACGCGGCGGAGGTGATCGAGCGCTTCCCGGACGTGCCGGTGTTCGTCGGGCCGGACGCGATGATCGAGGAGCTGACCGGGTTCCACCTGCACCGCGGCGCCCTCGCGTCGATGCGGCGGCCGGAGCTGCCGTCGATGGCGTCGCTGCTCGAGGACGCGCGGCTCGTCGTCATCCTCGAGGACCTCGTCGACCACACCAATGTCGGCGCCGTCTTCCGCGCGGCGGCGGGCATGGGCGCGGACGCGGTGCTGGTGAGCCCGCGCTGCGCGGATCCGCTCTACCGGCGGAGCGTGCGGGTGAGCATGGGCACGGTGCTGCAGGTGCCGTGGACGCGGATCCCGGAGTGGGGGCCGGCGCGGACCGAGCTGCTCGCCGCGGGGTTCTCGGTCGCCGCGCTGGCGCTCGCGCCGGACGCGGTGCCGCTGGACGAGTACGCGGCCGACCGGCCCGAGCGCGTGGCGATCGTGCTGGGTGCGGAGGGCGACGGGCTGAGCCGGGCGGCGCTGGACGCGGCCGACACCGTGGTGACCATCCCGATGCTGCACGGGGTCGACTCGCTGAACGTGGCCTCGGCGAGCGCCGTCGCGCTCTGGGCGCTGACGCGCGGGCGCTGA
- a CDS encoding Sir2 family NAD-dependent protein deacetylase codes for MESGPTPIADGRRAEDEQSDERNADEQAERQQAAQADLQRADDQRSAALDRTVELLAGRRIAAVTGAGVSTDSGIPDYRGAGAPVRSPMTYSQFVADPDYRRRYWAGSQLGWRRFTATLPNDGHRALARLEERGLLTGVVTQNVDGLHVRAGSQRVVDLHGSADRVRCMTCGQYFARDAIAERIEALNPWLDDPDISSLNPDGDAEVHDVSAMTVPECTVCGGILKPDIVFFGEFIPTERFEEARAIVAGADALLVAGSSLVVNSGIRFLEIARRAKMPIVIVNRGTTKGDSRAGIKIDGGTSEVLRALAERLPSR; via the coding sequence ATGGAGTCGGGTCCGACACCGATCGCCGACGGCCGCAGGGCCGAGGACGAGCAGAGCGACGAGCGGAACGCCGACGAGCAGGCCGAGCGGCAGCAGGCCGCGCAGGCCGATCTGCAGCGGGCCGACGACCAGCGCTCCGCCGCCCTCGACCGCACCGTCGAGCTCCTGGCCGGCCGCCGCATCGCCGCCGTCACCGGCGCGGGCGTGAGCACCGACTCCGGCATCCCCGACTACCGCGGCGCGGGAGCGCCCGTCCGCAGCCCGATGACCTACTCCCAGTTCGTCGCGGACCCCGACTACCGCCGCCGCTACTGGGCCGGCAGCCAGCTCGGCTGGCGCCGCTTCACCGCCACGCTGCCCAACGACGGCCACCGCGCCCTCGCCCGGCTCGAGGAGCGCGGCCTGCTCACCGGTGTCGTCACCCAGAACGTGGACGGCCTGCACGTGCGCGCCGGCTCGCAGCGCGTGGTCGACCTGCACGGCTCCGCCGACCGGGTCCGCTGCATGACCTGCGGCCAATACTTCGCCCGCGACGCGATCGCCGAGCGCATCGAGGCGCTGAACCCCTGGCTCGACGACCCCGACATCTCCTCGCTCAACCCCGACGGCGACGCCGAGGTGCACGACGTCTCGGCGATGACCGTCCCCGAGTGCACGGTCTGCGGCGGGATCCTCAAGCCCGACATCGTCTTCTTCGGCGAGTTCATCCCGACCGAGCGGTTCGAGGAGGCGCGCGCCATCGTCGCGGGCGCCGACGCGCTGCTCGTGGCCGGCTCGTCCCTCGTCGTCAACTCCGGCATCCGCTTCCTCGAGATCGCCCGGCGCGCGAAGATGCCGATCGTCATCGTCAACCGCGGCACCACCAAGGGCGACTCGCGGGCCGGCATCAAGATCGACGGCGGCACGAGCGAGGTCCTCCGCGCCCTCGCCGAGCGCCTCCCGTCGCGCTGA
- a CDS encoding histidine phosphatase family protein has product MTQLTLVRHGQTDWNAARRIQGASDIPLNDTGRSQARAAARLLRERDWDVVVASPLQRAHETGAIIARGLGLPEPEVVEGVAERAYGEAEGMTGDELRELFPGGIEGARIPGCETRAQVVERATAALLEIAERFPEQRVIVATHGAVIGSLLRALSEDELPAQGTTVGNGSRHDFAIVDGALQIVAVDDSGDVVVVDADLQSDLDDVLSPSAPA; this is encoded by the coding sequence GTGACCCAGCTCACCCTCGTCCGGCACGGCCAGACCGACTGGAACGCCGCCCGCCGCATCCAGGGCGCGAGCGACATCCCGCTCAACGACACCGGCCGCTCGCAGGCCCGGGCCGCCGCCCGGCTGCTGCGCGAGCGCGACTGGGACGTCGTCGTCGCCAGCCCGCTCCAGCGCGCGCACGAGACCGGGGCGATCATCGCCCGCGGTCTCGGCCTGCCCGAGCCCGAGGTCGTCGAGGGCGTCGCCGAGCGCGCCTACGGCGAGGCGGAAGGCATGACCGGCGACGAGCTCCGCGAGCTCTTCCCCGGCGGCATCGAGGGCGCCCGCATCCCCGGCTGCGAGACCCGCGCCCAGGTCGTCGAGCGCGCCACGGCCGCCCTGCTCGAGATCGCCGAGCGCTTCCCGGAGCAGCGGGTGATCGTCGCGACGCACGGCGCCGTCATCGGCAGCCTGCTCCGCGCCCTCAGCGAGGACGAGCTGCCCGCCCAGGGCACCACGGTCGGCAACGGCTCGCGGCACGACTTCGCGATCGTCGACGGCGCCCTGCAGATCGTCGCGGTCGACGACTCCGGCGACGTCGTCGTCGTCGACGCCGATCTGCAGTCCGACCTGGACGACGTGCTCAGCCCGAGCGCACCTGCCTGA
- a CDS encoding glycosyltransferase family 4 protein — protein MRIVVDCRYTRLERHDGISRYSAEIVAELAKLHDVTMLISDRRQRTMLPDLPWEKVTSPTGPFEPFVALLVNRLRPDVVFSPMQTMGSLGRRYKLVLTVHDLIYYRHRTPPRDLPLPVRGLWRLYHLAWWPQRRLLQRADAIVTVSETTRGLLRTHRLTTRPVVVVPNAATAPDEASAALAAALPDRSDARSLVYMGSFMPYKNVESLARAMRLLPDYELHLMSRASDETVETLRSLAPTAKLVFHQGADDASYREALARATALVTASRDEGFGIPLVEAMALGTPVVVSDIPIFREIGGDAAVYVDPSSAKGIAEGVRSLEDPERWRELSAKARKRAAAYSWRDSATVLLELLTSVGR, from the coding sequence ATGAGGATCGTCGTCGACTGCCGGTACACCCGGCTCGAGCGCCACGACGGCATCAGCCGCTACTCCGCGGAGATCGTGGCCGAGCTGGCGAAGCTGCACGACGTGACGATGCTGATCAGCGACCGCCGGCAGCGGACGATGCTGCCGGACCTGCCGTGGGAGAAGGTCACCTCGCCGACCGGGCCGTTCGAGCCGTTCGTGGCGCTGCTGGTCAACCGGCTGCGGCCCGACGTGGTGTTCTCGCCGATGCAGACGATGGGCTCGCTCGGCCGGCGCTACAAGCTCGTGCTGACGGTGCACGACCTGATCTACTACCGCCACCGCACGCCGCCGCGCGACCTGCCGCTCCCGGTGCGCGGGCTCTGGCGGCTCTACCACCTGGCGTGGTGGCCGCAGCGGCGCCTGCTGCAGCGCGCCGACGCGATCGTGACGGTGTCCGAGACGACCCGCGGGCTGCTGCGCACGCACCGGCTGACGACCCGGCCGGTCGTCGTGGTGCCGAATGCGGCCACGGCGCCGGACGAGGCGAGCGCGGCCCTCGCGGCGGCGCTGCCCGACCGCTCCGACGCGCGCTCGCTCGTCTACATGGGCTCGTTCATGCCGTACAAGAACGTGGAGTCGCTGGCGCGGGCGATGCGGCTGCTGCCCGACTACGAGCTGCACCTGATGAGCCGGGCGAGCGACGAGACGGTGGAGACCCTCCGCTCGCTCGCGCCGACGGCGAAGCTGGTCTTCCACCAGGGGGCGGACGACGCCTCCTACCGCGAGGCGCTCGCGCGCGCCACGGCGCTGGTGACCGCGAGCCGGGACGAGGGCTTCGGGATCCCGCTGGTCGAGGCGATGGCGCTCGGCACGCCGGTCGTCGTCAGCGACATCCCGATCTTCCGCGAGATCGGCGGCGACGCGGCGGTCTACGTGGATCCCTCGAGCGCGAAGGGCATCGCCGAGGGCGTGCGCTCGCTCGAGGACCCGGAGCGCTGGCGGGAGCTGTCGGCGAAGGCGCGGAAGCGGGCGGCCGCGTACTCGTGGCGCGACTCCGCGACGGTGCTGCTGGAGCTGCTGACGAGCGTCGGGCGCTGA
- a CDS encoding alpha/beta fold hydrolase: MTIASPYAADLRRLAISESAVAVAGATTAYWSYGDPDAGTVLVLVHGFRGEHHGLEPVIARLLAGGADARVIAPDLPGFGASPPMTAHAHDVEGYAAWLGEFLDALGLRGSAVVLGHSFGSIVSAAAVAGGLETPLLVLVNPIAAPALAGPRGVLTRLAVLYYRLGAVLPRPLGLRLLGDPLIVRVMSLAMVKTKDGPLRRFVHDQHDRYFSAFASRDTVLEAFRASVSHDVSEYAARIAVPTLLIAAAQDDITPLAAQYRLLEALPHARLHVIDGVGHLIHYETPDEAAAVLRAALDEGIDR; encoded by the coding sequence ATGACCATAGCCTCCCCCTACGCCGCCGACCTCAGGCGACTCGCCATCAGCGAGAGCGCCGTCGCCGTCGCCGGGGCCACCACCGCCTACTGGAGCTACGGCGACCCCGACGCCGGGACCGTGCTGGTCCTGGTGCACGGATTCCGCGGCGAGCACCACGGGCTGGAGCCGGTGATCGCGCGGCTGCTGGCGGGCGGCGCGGACGCCCGCGTGATCGCGCCCGACCTGCCCGGCTTCGGCGCGTCGCCGCCGATGACGGCGCACGCGCACGACGTCGAGGGCTACGCGGCCTGGCTCGGCGAGTTCCTGGACGCGCTCGGGCTGCGGGGGAGCGCGGTCGTGCTGGGGCACTCCTTCGGCTCGATCGTCTCCGCGGCGGCCGTCGCGGGCGGGCTGGAGACTCCGCTGCTCGTGCTCGTCAATCCGATCGCCGCGCCCGCCCTCGCCGGGCCCCGTGGCGTGCTGACCCGGCTCGCGGTGCTCTACTACCGCCTCGGCGCGGTGCTGCCCCGCCCGCTCGGGCTGCGCCTGCTCGGCGATCCGCTGATCGTGCGGGTGATGAGCCTCGCGATGGTGAAGACCAAGGACGGGCCGCTGCGCCGCTTCGTGCACGACCAGCACGACCGCTACTTCAGCGCCTTCGCCTCGCGCGACACGGTGCTGGAGGCGTTCCGCGCCTCGGTCTCGCACGACGTCAGCGAGTACGCCGCGCGGATCGCGGTGCCGACGCTGCTGATCGCCGCGGCGCAGGACGACATCACCCCGCTCGCCGCGCAGTACCGCCTGCTCGAGGCGCTGCCGCACGCCCGCCTGCACGTGATCGACGGGGTCGGGCACCTCATCCACTACGAGACGCCGGACGAGGCGGCCGCCGTCCTCCGCGCGGCCCTGGACGAGGGGATCGACCGATGA
- the treS gene encoding maltose alpha-D-glucosyltransferase → MSFTSPIQLPGLALDPQWYRRAVFYEVMIRSYYDSNGDGAGDINGLASKLDYLQWLGIDALWLPPFYMSPLRDGGYDVSDFKAILPEFGTMEDFRELVRKAHERNMRIVMDFPLNHTSDQHEWFQQSRSDPEGPYGDFYVWNDTDDKYPDIRIIFVDTEDSNWAFDAERRQFYFHRFFSHQPDLNFENPAVHEAIHDVVKFWLDLGVDGIRLDAIPYLYESDEGNGEGEPPTHDFIKNLRTMVDRDYPGRILIAEANQWPREVAAFFGTEEEPECHMAFDFPVMPRIFYSLRAQTANELKKVLSETFDIPSGAAWGVFLRNHDELTLEMVSEEYRQAMYGWYAYDPRMRSNIGIRRRLAPLLDNSRAELELINALLFSLAGSPFLYYGDEIGMGDNIWLNDRDASRTPMQWTPDRNAGFSAADPGKLVQPIVQSLVYHYNQVNVEAQLAQSRSLLHWMRNVLHVRRGHPAFGLGSMRVLETDHESVLAFVRDYAGSGTAMGDQPEEVLCVFSFNHNPVSVTITDPENPGSTLTDLFGGGRFPGFSEDGALTMTLGTQGFFWLHVAKAGQTREGLTR, encoded by the coding sequence GTGAGCTTCACGTCCCCGATCCAACTCCCCGGGCTCGCCCTCGATCCGCAGTGGTACCGCAGGGCCGTGTTCTACGAGGTCATGATCCGGTCGTACTACGACTCGAACGGAGACGGCGCCGGCGACATCAACGGCCTGGCGTCCAAGCTCGACTACCTTCAGTGGCTCGGCATCGACGCGCTCTGGCTGCCGCCCTTCTACATGTCGCCGCTGCGCGACGGCGGCTACGACGTCTCCGACTTCAAGGCGATCCTCCCCGAGTTCGGCACCATGGAGGACTTCCGCGAGCTGGTCCGCAAGGCCCACGAGCGCAACATGCGCATCGTGATGGACTTCCCGCTCAACCACACCAGCGACCAGCACGAGTGGTTCCAGCAGTCGCGCTCCGACCCCGAGGGTCCCTACGGCGACTTCTACGTCTGGAACGACACCGACGACAAGTACCCGGACATCCGGATCATCTTCGTCGACACCGAGGACTCGAACTGGGCCTTCGACGCCGAGCGCCGCCAGTTCTACTTCCACCGCTTCTTCTCGCACCAGCCCGACCTCAACTTCGAGAACCCGGCCGTGCACGAGGCGATCCACGACGTCGTCAAGTTCTGGCTCGACCTCGGCGTCGACGGCATCCGCCTGGACGCGATCCCCTACCTCTACGAGTCCGACGAGGGCAACGGCGAGGGCGAGCCGCCCACGCACGACTTCATCAAGAACCTGCGCACGATGGTCGACCGCGACTACCCCGGCCGCATCCTGATCGCCGAGGCGAACCAGTGGCCGCGCGAGGTCGCCGCGTTCTTCGGCACCGAGGAGGAGCCGGAGTGCCACATGGCCTTCGACTTCCCGGTCATGCCGCGCATCTTCTACTCCCTCCGCGCGCAGACCGCGAACGAGCTGAAGAAGGTGCTCTCCGAGACCTTCGACATCCCCTCCGGCGCCGCCTGGGGCGTCTTCCTCCGCAACCACGACGAGCTCACCCTCGAGATGGTCTCGGAGGAGTACCGCCAGGCGATGTACGGCTGGTACGCCTACGACCCGCGGATGCGCTCCAACATCGGCATCCGCCGCCGGCTGGCGCCGCTGCTCGACAACTCGCGCGCCGAGCTCGAGCTGATCAACGCCCTGCTCTTCTCGCTCGCCGGCAGCCCGTTCCTCTACTACGGGGACGAGATCGGCATGGGCGACAACATCTGGCTGAACGACCGCGACGCCTCGCGCACCCCGATGCAGTGGACCCCGGACCGCAACGCCGGCTTCTCGGCCGCCGACCCGGGCAAGCTCGTCCAGCCGATCGTGCAGTCGCTCGTCTACCACTACAACCAGGTCAATGTGGAGGCGCAGCTCGCCCAGTCGCGCTCGCTGCTGCACTGGATGCGGAACGTCCTGCACGTGCGCCGCGGCCACCCCGCCTTCGGCCTCGGCTCGATGCGCGTGCTCGAGACCGACCACGAGTCGGTGCTCGCCTTCGTCCGCGACTACGCCGGCTCCGGCACCGCTATGGGCGACCAGCCGGAGGAGGTGCTCTGCGTCTTCAGCTTCAACCACAACCCGGTCTCGGTGACGATCACCGACCCCGAGAACCCCGGCTCGACGCTGACCGACCTCTTCGGCGGCGGCCGCTTCCCCGGCTTCTCCGAGGACGGCGCGCTGACGATGACGCTCGGCACCCAGGGCTTCTTCTGGCTGCACGTCGCGAAGGCGGGCCAGACCCGCGAGGGACTCACCCGCTGA
- a CDS encoding 3'-5' exonuclease, producing the protein MSTTETNQAPTLFDESLLDEAGSTGGSAGSSEAPAGSDGARWYDRLAVFDLETTGIDVRTSRIVTAHVGVIDADGTPVEGTTWLADPGVEIPAGASAVHGISTEHAREHGRPAGEVVAEVSEALRSLLARGIPVVIYNAPYDLSLLAFEARRWGVPVLIDPSPVIDPLVIDKAVDRYRKGKRTLVQAALHYGVPLTEAHDAGADAIAAGRVAQALGRAFAEELGGGAEALHALQIDWCRTQAESFQEYMRRVRDESFVADGAWPVRH; encoded by the coding sequence GTGAGCACCACCGAGACGAACCAGGCACCGACGCTCTTCGACGAGAGCCTCCTCGACGAAGCCGGGTCCACCGGCGGGTCGGCAGGTTCGTCGGAGGCGCCGGCCGGCTCCGACGGCGCCCGCTGGTACGACCGTCTCGCCGTCTTCGACCTCGAGACCACCGGCATCGACGTCCGCACCAGCCGCATCGTCACCGCGCACGTCGGCGTGATCGACGCCGACGGCACCCCGGTCGAGGGCACCACCTGGCTCGCCGATCCCGGCGTCGAGATCCCGGCCGGCGCGAGCGCCGTGCACGGCATCAGCACCGAGCACGCCCGCGAGCACGGCCGCCCCGCCGGCGAGGTCGTGGCCGAGGTGTCGGAGGCGCTCCGCTCGCTCCTGGCCCGCGGCATCCCCGTCGTCATCTACAACGCCCCGTACGACCTCTCGCTGCTCGCCTTCGAGGCGCGCCGCTGGGGCGTCCCGGTGCTGATCGACCCGAGTCCCGTGATCGACCCGCTCGTGATCGACAAGGCCGTCGACCGCTACCGCAAGGGCAAGCGCACCCTCGTCCAGGCCGCGCTGCACTACGGCGTCCCGCTGACCGAGGCGCACGACGCCGGTGCCGACGCGATCGCCGCGGGCCGCGTCGCCCAGGCCCTCGGCCGCGCCTTCGCCGAGGAGCTCGGCGGCGGTGCCGAGGCGCTGCACGCCCTGCAGATCGACTGGTGCCGCACCCAGGCCGAGTCGTTCCAGGAGTACATGCGCCGCGTCCGCGACGAGAGCTTCGTCGCCGACGGCGCCTGGCCCGTCCGGCACTGA
- a CDS encoding YdeI/OmpD-associated family protein — MVSFADKPILPLTTPEEWDAYLRGEPDPGGVRLKLRKKAAVDPGITYAEALDVALCHGWIDGQAGAFDEQFKLQAFTPRRRASPWSKVNRDHVARLLEEGRMLPAGLAEVERARADGRWDAAYRQRDAEVPDDFTAALAADPAAAAFFATVGGQKRFAFLFRLSQLKRPETRERRIAEYVALLAEGRTLT, encoded by the coding sequence ATGGTGTCCTTCGCCGACAAGCCGATCCTGCCGCTCACGACGCCCGAGGAGTGGGACGCCTACCTCCGCGGTGAGCCGGACCCGGGCGGTGTGCGGTTGAAGCTGCGGAAGAAGGCGGCCGTCGACCCGGGCATCACCTACGCGGAGGCGCTCGACGTCGCGCTCTGCCACGGCTGGATCGACGGGCAGGCGGGCGCGTTCGACGAGCAGTTCAAGCTGCAGGCGTTCACACCGCGGCGCCGGGCGAGCCCGTGGTCGAAGGTGAACCGCGACCACGTGGCGCGGCTGCTCGAGGAGGGCCGGATGCTGCCGGCCGGACTCGCCGAGGTGGAGCGGGCGCGGGCGGACGGACGCTGGGACGCCGCCTACCGCCAGCGCGACGCGGAGGTGCCGGACGACTTCACGGCGGCACTGGCCGCGGATCCGGCGGCCGCCGCCTTCTTCGCGACGGTCGGCGGGCAGAAGCGCTTCGCGTTCCTGTTCCGGCTGTCGCAGTTGAAGCGGCCGGAGACGCGGGAGCGGCGGATCGCGGAGTACGTGGCGCTGCTCGCGGAGGGCCGCACGCTCACCTGA
- a CDS encoding 3-hydroxyacyl-CoA dehydrogenase has protein sequence MPTIRTVTVLGSGVLGSQIAFQAAFHGFAVTSYDVTDEVLETARERFRGLAGVYESAQVSGGIPGGAAAALESLRLTSDLAEAVADADLVIEAVPEDLALKQELYGRLGALAPERTIFATNSSTLLPSDLKESTGRPDRFLALHYANHVWVQNTAEIMGTADTDPAVIDAVVAFAVESGLEPIRLQKEKAGYLLNSLLVPLLNAASGLLMGGYADPETIDKTWRIGTGAPLGPFQIFDVIGLNTAYHVAVAAPDEASQAFAAHLKTEYLDQGRLGTATGEGFYRY, from the coding sequence ATGCCCACCATCCGCACGGTCACCGTCCTCGGCAGCGGAGTCCTCGGCTCCCAGATCGCGTTCCAGGCCGCCTTCCACGGCTTCGCCGTCACCAGCTACGACGTCACCGACGAGGTGCTCGAGACCGCCCGCGAGCGGTTCCGCGGTCTCGCGGGCGTCTACGAGTCGGCACAGGTCTCCGGAGGGATCCCCGGCGGCGCCGCCGCGGCCCTCGAGTCGCTGCGCCTCACCTCCGACCTCGCCGAGGCCGTCGCCGACGCCGACCTCGTGATCGAGGCCGTCCCCGAGGACCTCGCGCTCAAGCAGGAGCTCTACGGCCGCCTCGGCGCCCTCGCCCCCGAGCGGACCATCTTCGCGACCAACTCCTCGACGCTGCTCCCCAGCGATCTGAAGGAGTCGACCGGCCGTCCCGACCGCTTCCTCGCCCTGCACTACGCCAACCACGTCTGGGTGCAGAACACCGCCGAGATCATGGGCACGGCCGACACCGACCCGGCCGTCATCGATGCGGTCGTCGCCTTCGCCGTCGAGAGCGGACTCGAGCCGATCCGCCTGCAGAAGGAGAAGGCCGGCTACCTGCTCAACTCGCTGCTGGTGCCGCTCCTGAACGCCGCGAGCGGCCTCCTGATGGGCGGCTACGCCGACCCCGAGACCATCGACAAGACCTGGCGGATCGGCACCGGAGCCCCGCTCGGCCCCTTCCAGATCTTCGACGTCATCGGCCTCAACACCGCCTACCACGTCGCCGTCGCCGCCCCCGACGAGGCCTCCCAGGCCTTCGCCGCCCACCTCAAGACCGAGTACCTCGACCAGGGCAGGCTCGGCACCGCCACCGGCGAGGGCTTCTACCGCTACTGA
- a CDS encoding type B 50S ribosomal protein L31 — MQTDIHPKYEAIVFRDLASGETFLTRSTATSSKTIELDGVTYPVIDVEISSASHPFYTGKQRIMDSAGRVEKFNSRYKNFGK; from the coding sequence ATGCAGACCGACATCCACCCCAAGTACGAGGCCATCGTGTTCCGCGACCTCGCCTCCGGTGAGACCTTCCTCACCCGCTCGACGGCGACCAGCAGCAAGACGATCGAGCTCGACGGCGTCACGTACCCCGTCATCGACGTCGAGATCTCGTCCGCCTCGCACCCGTTCTACACGGGCAAGCAGCGCATCATGGACTCGGCCGGCCGCGTCGAGAAGTTCAACTCGCGCTACAAGAACTTCGGCAAGTAG
- a CDS encoding ABC transporter ATP-binding protein: MPSVVSFVDVSFVRNGKRILDHVDWTVSEEERWVILGSNGAGKTSILQIAAAQNYPSTGSAHLLEETLGRVDVFELRPRIGYASTAMARRLPAGETVLDVVMTAAYAVTGRWNEGYDEIDERRARRVLVEWKLDHLADRTFGTLSDGEQKRVQIARAIMTDPELLLLDEPAGSLDLGAREELVQLLGGFAQDPASPAIVMVTHHVEEIPAGFTHALLLRDGAVVAAGPLAEALTEATLADAFGLDIALTHENGRYSARAR; this comes from the coding sequence ATGCCCAGCGTTGTCTCGTTCGTCGATGTGTCCTTCGTCCGGAACGGCAAGCGGATCCTCGACCACGTCGACTGGACCGTGTCCGAGGAGGAGCGCTGGGTGATCCTCGGCTCCAACGGAGCCGGGAAGACCTCGATCCTGCAGATCGCCGCGGCGCAGAACTACCCGTCGACCGGCTCGGCGCACCTGCTCGAGGAGACGCTCGGCCGCGTCGACGTCTTCGAGCTGCGCCCCCGGATCGGCTACGCGTCGACTGCGATGGCGCGCCGCCTGCCCGCGGGCGAGACGGTGCTCGACGTCGTGATGACCGCCGCGTACGCGGTCACGGGGCGCTGGAACGAGGGCTACGACGAGATCGACGAGCGCCGCGCGCGCCGCGTCCTCGTGGAGTGGAAGCTCGACCACCTCGCCGACCGCACCTTCGGCACGCTCTCCGACGGTGAGCAGAAGCGCGTCCAGATCGCCCGCGCGATCATGACCGACCCCGAGCTGCTGCTGCTCGACGAGCCGGCTGGCAGCCTCGACCTCGGCGCCCGCGAGGAGCTCGTGCAGCTGCTCGGCGGCTTCGCGCAGGACCCGGCCTCGCCCGCGATCGTGATGGTGACCCACCACGTCGAGGAGATCCCGGCCGGGTTCACGCACGCGCTGCTGCTGCGCGACGGCGCCGTCGTCGCCGCCGGCCCGCTGGCCGAGGCGCTCACCGAGGCGACCCTCGCGGACGCCTTCGGGCTCGACATCGCGCTGACGCACGAGAACGGGCGCTACTCGGCCCGCGCCCGCTGA
- the glgA gene encoding glycogen synthase, whose product MRVDLLTKEYPPEVYGGAGVHVAELTKALRHDIEVVVRCFGAPRDEEGAFAYPVPAELAQANGALQTLGVDLQIAQDAAGADLVHSHTWYANAAGRLAQLLHGIPHVVSAHSLEPLRPWKAEQLGGGYRVSSWIEREAYESADAVIAVSGGMRNDILRSYPALDPAKVHVVYNGIDLDAWHPVEDEAVLAELGIDPSRPSVVFVGRITRQKGLPYLLRAAAMLPPEVQLVLCAGAPDTPEIMAEVTALVRGLQQERTGVVWIDRHLPRHQLSAVLTAATTFVCPSIYEPLGIVNLEAMACGAAVVGTATGGIPEVVVDGVTGRLVPIEQVTDGTGTPVDPERYVADLAAAMAEVVADPAAAKRMGEAGRLRAQSDFSWTQIARDTRAIYDSLV is encoded by the coding sequence GTGCGAGTCGATCTGCTGACCAAGGAATATCCGCCCGAGGTATACGGGGGCGCCGGCGTGCACGTGGCCGAGCTCACCAAGGCCCTCCGCCACGACATCGAGGTCGTGGTGCGCTGCTTCGGCGCGCCGAGGGACGAGGAGGGGGCGTTCGCGTATCCGGTGCCGGCCGAGCTGGCGCAGGCCAACGGCGCGCTGCAGACCCTCGGCGTCGACCTCCAGATCGCCCAGGACGCGGCCGGAGCCGATCTCGTGCACTCGCACACCTGGTACGCCAACGCGGCCGGGCGCCTCGCGCAGCTGCTGCACGGCATCCCGCACGTCGTCTCGGCGCACAGCCTCGAGCCGTTGCGCCCGTGGAAGGCCGAGCAGCTCGGCGGCGGCTACCGCGTCTCGAGCTGGATCGAGCGCGAGGCGTACGAGAGCGCCGACGCCGTGATCGCGGTCTCCGGCGGGATGCGGAACGACATCCTCCGCTCGTACCCCGCTCTGGACCCGGCGAAGGTGCACGTCGTCTACAACGGCATCGACCTCGACGCGTGGCACCCGGTGGAGGACGAGGCCGTCCTCGCCGAGCTGGGCATCGACCCGTCGCGTCCGTCCGTCGTCTTCGTCGGCCGGATCACCCGGCAGAAGGGGCTGCCCTACCTGCTGCGTGCGGCCGCGATGCTGCCGCCGGAGGTGCAGCTCGTGCTCTGCGCCGGCGCCCCGGACACTCCCGAGATCATGGCCGAGGTCACCGCGCTCGTCCGGGGGCTCCAGCAGGAGCGCACCGGCGTCGTCTGGATCGACCGCCACCTGCCGCGCCACCAGCTCTCCGCGGTGCTGACCGCCGCGACCACGTTCGTCTGCCCGTCGATCTACGAGCCGCTGGGCATCGTGAACCTCGAGGCGATGGCGTGCGGTGCCGCGGTCGTCGGGACCGCGACCGGCGGCATCCCGGAGGTCGTCGTCGACGGCGTCACCGGGCGCCTGGTGCCGATCGAGCAGGTGACGGACGGCACGGGCACTCCCGTGGATCCGGAGCGCTACGTCGCGGACCTCGCGGCCGCGATGGCCGAGGTCGTCGCCGACCCGGCCGCCGCCAAGCGGATGGGCGAGGCCGGACGCCTGCGCGCGCAGAGCGACTTCAGCTGGACGCAGATCGCCCGGGACACCCGTGCGATCTACGACTCGCTCGTCTGA